The nucleotide window CGACCTCGTCGTCGAGGTGGCCCTGATCCGGCCCGGCCCCATCCAGGGCGGCTCGGTGCATCCGTTCATCAAGCGGCGCAACGGGGAGGAGGCGGTGACGGTCGAGCACCCGTCGATGAGCAAGGCGCTCGAGCGCACCCTGGGTGTGCCGCTGTTCCAGGAGCAGCTGATGCAGCTGGCCGTCGACGTGGCCGGATTCGACGCCTCCGAGGCCGATCAGTTGCGCCGGGCGATGGGTTCCAAACGGTCGCCGGAGAAGATGGAACGCCTGCGGCAGCGCTTCTACGAAGGCATGGAGAACCTGCACGGCATCACCGGGGACACCGCCGACCGCATCTTCGAGAAGATGGCGGCGTTCGCCAATTTCGGTTTCCCGGAGAGCCATTCGCAGAGCTTCGCGTCACTGGTGTTCTACTCGTCGTGGTTCAAGCTGCACCATCCCGCGGCATTCTGCGCCGCGTTGCTACGGGCTCAGCCGATGGGGTTCTACTCACCGCAGACCTTGGTCGCCGATGCCCGGCGGCACGGTGTCGCGGTCCATCGTCCCGACATCAACGCTTCGCTCGCGCACGCCACCCTGGAGAACGAGGGGCTCGACGTCCGGCTGGGTCTCGACGGGGTGCGCGGGGTCGGAACGGAGACGGCGGAGCGCATCGTCGAACGACGGGCCGAGGGACCGTATCTCGACATCACCGATCTCTCCCGCCGCGCCCGGCTGACGACCAAGGAACTCGAGGGACTCGCCGGCGCCGGCGCCTTCGACGGATTCGGTCTCAGCCGGCGTCAGGCCCTGTGGGAGGCGGGCGCCGCGGCGACGGTGCGCGACGACCAGCTCGCCCTGGAGTCGGCGCAGGCGACGCCCACGCTCCCGGGGCTCTCCGACGTCGAGCTCGCGGCCACCGACGCGTGGGCCACCGGGATCACGCCCACGTCGTACCCGACACAGTTCCTGCGTCCCCGGCTCGACGCGATGGGCGTTCTGGCCGCCGACCGGCTCCTGTCGGTGCCCGACGGTTCGCGGGTGCTGATCGGCGGGGCGGTGACCCATCGCCAACGACCGGCCACCGCGTCCGGGGTGACGTTCATCAACCTCGAGGACGAGACCGGGATGGTCAACGTGGTGTGTTCGGTCGGCTTGTGGGCGCGGTACCGTGTACTGGCCCAGACGGCACCCGCACTGCTGGTCCGCGGACGGGTGCAGAACGCCGAAGGTGCTGTGACCGTCGTCGCAGATCGTCTGCAGCGCATGGATCTTCGGGTGGGGAGCAGATCCAGGGACTGGCAGTGATCCCCGACCGGGGAATGCGCCGGGGTGTTCGAGACGAATCAAGGAAAGAACCGATGCCGCAACAGGTCGTGGTGACCGTCAAACCGAAGAGCAGCAAGGGCCCGTTGGTCGAGACGGGTCCCGACGGCGCGATCACCATCTACGTCCGTGAGCCCGCCACGGAGGGCAGGGCGAACAGGGCCGTCTCCGAACTGCTCGCCGCCCACCTCGGGGTTCCGAAGAGCAAGGTCGCGCTCATCGGCGGCGCCACGGCACGCACGAAGCGCTACCGCGTCGGCTGACAAGTCAGACAGCACCGGCGAAGCCGTGCTGTCGCCACGCCTCGTAGACGACGATGCTCGCGGCGTTGGCGAGGTTGTGCGAACGACGACCGGCGAGCATGGGGATGCGCACCCGGTCGGTCACCTCGGGTTCGTCGAGGACCTCCGCCGGCAGTCCGGTCGGTTCGGGGCCGAACAGCAACACGTCGCCGGGCTGATAGTCGACGTCGGTGTGGAAGCGTTCGGCGTGGGCGGTGAACGCGAAGACCCGCTCCGGCTTCAGCGTCGTCCAGGCGGTCACCAGGTTGGGATGCACCGTGACGTTGGCCATCTCGTGGTAGTCGAGTCCCGCGCGTTTGACCTGCGCGTCGGACATCGAGAAACCGAGCGGTTCGATGAGGTGGAGTTCGCACCCGGTGTTGGCGGCCAGCCGGATCGCATTGCCCGTGTTCGGCGGGATGCACGGCTGGTAGAACATGATTCGGAACATGATGGTGCCAGCGTAGTCGGTGCCATGCGGAGCAGATCTCGCCCGACCGTGTTCCTCACACCGCCAACGTGGTGTTGGCCCCGCACAGCACGATGCACAGCGTCGAATCGGGTTGCGGTCGAATCCGTCCCGAGACCACGCCGGCGACCGCGGTGGCGGTGCCGTGTTCGACGAGGATGCGGTGGGAATCCCAGAGCATCCGCCGTGCCGCGATGATCTGGTCGTCGGTGACCAGCACGCTGTCGACGGCCGGGTTCCCGGCGACGGCGTCCCAGCACAGATCCCCGACCCGGGTCGCGCCGAGGGAGTCGGCGGCCACGCTCTCGAGTTCGACGGGAACGGGAGTCCCCGCGGCGAGTGCCTGATGCAGACTCGACGCACCGAGCGGTTCGACGCCGACGAGGCGGTCGCCCGGGCGCAGCGTCGCGGTCAGGCCGGCCAGCAGTCCGCCGCCGCCGACACAGACGACCGTCGTGAGCGGACCGGGTACGTCGTCGATGATCTCGAGACCGATCGTTCCGGCGCCGGCGACGACGTCGGGGAGATCGTAGGCGTGCAGCGCGAGCGCGCCGGTCTGCTCCGCGAGTTCCTCGGCCGCGTCGGCGGCTTCCTGATAGCGCTGTCCGATGAGATGGATCCGCGCACCCGCGGCGCGCAGCGCGTCGATCTTGACCGGTGGTGCCGTCTCGGGGATCACCACGGTCACCGGCACACCGACGATCCGCGCGGCGACCGTGGCACCGATCGCGGCATTGCCGCCGGAGGCGACGAGGACACCGGCGTCGGTCAGGACACCCTGATCGCGCGCGTGCAGGGTCGCCCACAGACTGCCGCGCGGTTTGAAGCACCCGCCGAGCTGCGTGTACTCGAGTTTGAGGACCACCTCGAGCGGGCCGTCGACGGTGTCGATTACCGTGCGCAGCGTCGGCGTACGACGGAGATGGGGAGTGATCGCCGCGCGGGCGAGATCGATGTCGACGGGCACCACGGTCACCACTCCGACACTAGTGGTCGGCCGCCCGAGGGCGGCGAAACGTCGATCGCGGGCGGCGGTGAACGGCGGGTCCATCCGCCGATGTCGGAAACCGCGGGGACGAGTGGAAGAATGTCGGGCGTGACCGCGATACGACTCGATGGGAAGACCACGCGCGACGAGATCTTCGCCGATCTGGCCGAGCGGGTGGAGAAGCTCCGGCTGGCGGGTGTCACCCCTGGTCTGGGGACCGTTCTGGTCGGCGACGATCCGGGCTCGCACTCCTACGTCAAGGGCAAGCACGCCGACTGCGCCCGCATCGGTGTCGCCTCGATCCGCAAGGATCTCCCGGCCGATGCCACCACCGAACAGCTCAACTCCGCGATCGACGAACTCAACGCGGATCCCGCCTGCACCGGCTACATCGTGCAGTTGCCGCTGCCGCGGCAGCTCGACGAGAACGCCGCCCTCGAGCGGATCGACCCGCTCAAGGATGCCGACGGCCTCCACCCGATCAACCTCGGGCGACTGGTGCTGGGAAAGGAGTCGACCCTGCCCTGCACCCCCCGCGGTGTCATCCATCTGCTGCGTCGCTACGACGTCCCGCTGGCCGGCGCCCGGGTGACCGTCGTCGGTCGCGGGGTCACCATCGGCAGGCCCATCGGTCTGCTCCTGACCCGCCGCAGCGAGAACGCCACGGTCACCCTGTGCCACACCGGCACCACCGATCTGGCCTCCGAGATCGAGCGCGCCGACATCGTGATCGCGGCCGCGGGAGTGCCGCATCTCATCACCGCGGACATGGTCAAGCCGGGTGCCGCGGTGGTCGACGTGGGTGTCAGCCGCACCGACGAGGGTCGTCTCGTCGGTGACGTGCATCCCGATGTCTGGGAGGTGGCGGGCCACGTTTCGCCGAATCCCGGTGGGGTGGGGCCGCTGACCCGTGCGTTCCTGCTCGTCAACGTCGTCGAACGCGCGGAGCAGATGCTCGCCTCCGGGAGCGGCAGCGGCGCGTGACCCGAGACGAGCACCAGAGTGAGTCCGCTCACTCCGAGCCGCGCGGTGCCGACCGATCCCGTCCAGGAGGCCGGAAACACGGTTCCACCGACGGCACGCGTCTGCGGGCGGTGCTCGTCCAACTCCCATATCTGCTGGTGATGGCCGGTGTGCTGGCCGCAGCGCTGCTCGTGATGTTCGACCGCTGGCGGCGCGGATCCTTCGTCTTCGGGGCGGCACTGCTCGTCGGCGCCGTGCTTCGCGCCTTCATCCCGTCATCGCAGGCCGGGTTGCTGCAGGTCAGGGGCAAGCCGTTCGACGTCACGGTGATGGCGACAGTCGGCGCCGTGATGCTGTGGCTGGCAGCGTCGATCGACTCTTTGGGCACGGATTGATTACAATAGAGACCTGAGCGTGACCTGACAGATGGTCGTTCGCTCAACCAGGCACTTTTCCGCTGCCCTGCCGCAGACGCACCGACCGCTGGAGTTTGTATCACTGCATCACCAACCGACGACACCGTGAGTGAAGTGACGTCCATGGGCGTGTCAGCAGGTGCTGGCATGATCCATTACGTCCTCCTGACACGTGACGATCTCGGTCGCAGTGTGATCGACTCGCGTGTCATCGACGTCGACCCCACCGACGGTCTCGACTCCGCCGGCCGCGTGAACGCAGGCGTCGACGTGATGCTGACCGCCGCCCGCGAGACCGGGACGAGGGTGGGCCCGATCGGGGTCGCCGCACGCACGGGCAGCCAGCGTCGGCAGTTGCGCTCGAGGGGCAGTGGCCCGCGACGTCAGGTCCGTCTCGTCGGTGAGGACGAGGCCGTCCTCGCCTACCTCGCCGACACCGGGGAGATCGACCGCTTCTCGGCCGCCGTCGTCGTCGACTGTGGCGACACCGGCATGTCGCTCTACACCGTCGACCCCCGCGAGGGCAGGATCGGCAATCCCGAGCACTCGACGGTCCTGAGTGGGCGTCATCTCGACCGGTCGATCGTCAATCAGCTGACCGCCGACCACCCGGCCCTCGGCGAGGCCACCCGAACACGTGCCGATCGCAGTGAACTGCGCAGCGCCTGCCGGACCGCGAAGGAGGAGCTCGCCTACGGCGGTTCCGCCACCGAGTCCGTGGTCGCGGTGTCGGCGAACACCGAACGCGTGTCGCTGTCGGCCACGCATGTCGAGCAGGCGATCGAGCCGATGATCCGTGACGCGCGAGAAGTGTTCGCCCGGTACGTCGCGGCCGCCCGGTCGCGGGGCGTGCAACCGGACGCCGTGGTGTTCATCGGCGGACTCGCCAATCTTCCCGCGGTGCGCGCGATCGCGTCGGAGCATGATCTGGAGGTAGTCAGTCCGACGGCTCCGGAGCTGGTCGTGGCCACCGGTGCGGCCCTGCTCGCCCTCGAGAGCTACTCGGGCGCAGCACGTCTCGCCTTCATCGGCGGCAAACCGCAACGTGAATGGCTTTCCGCGACACCCATCGCGGTGGCCGGGGCCGTCATCGCCGCCACGCTGATGACGATCTATGCGGTGAGCTCGTCCTTCGCCGATCGGCCGACCGTCGATCCGCAGCCCGCGGTGAGCAGCGTGCCGCCGGCCGCGGCGACCAGTGACACCGAGCCGGTCACCCCGACGCCGACCTCTCAGCCGATCACCCGTATCCCGGCCGAACCCGTCGAGCCGACCGTCGTGGATCCTGTTCCCACACAACAACCGTTACCGCAGACCGGGTCGAACGACCCGCCGGCATGGGCGACCACGGAGTTGCCGCCGACGCGACCCTCGACGGGTACCAGCACCCGCACGCTGTCGCCGTTCCCATGGCCGGACCTGGCGTTCCCGCCGGGCTCGACGCCGACGATACCGCAGGACCTGTTGCCGCCGGGGTTGCGTCCGCCCAGTGCGGCGCCCACGCCACCCCCGCCGACGTACTCGACGTCGACACCGGCGCCTCCGCGCGGTGGCTCGGTGCGGCCGAGCAGCACGCGCGCACAGGGGTCGACTCAGCTCCCCGCCGCTCCCGAATCAGGGAAAACCGTTGTCACGGAAGGGGAGTCGCAGGTTCCGCCGCCGCCCCCGCCCAGCAGTCCGGTCCCGACGGTTCCCGCGCCGCGCTGACCGAACCGCCCTGTCAGAACCGCGCCTGCGAGGCCGCTGATCACACCGGCTGACCCCGACTCGCTGACGAGAGCGGCCGAACTGTCGGAGGCGCGGTCAGGCGTCGCGACGTGCGAGCTCGACCGTGCGCTTGAGCAGATCGCTGATGGCGTCGAACTCGGTCAGGAATCCGTCGTGGCCGGTGTCGGAATGGACGACCTGGAGACCCCCGACGCAGTTGCCCAGCTCGTCGGCGAGTTCGACCTGCAGCCGAATCGGGTAGAGGCGATCGGAGTCGATGCCCCCGACGATCACCGGAACGGTGCATTCGTTGAGCGCCTTCGCGACTCCGCCGCGACCGCGACCGACATCATGGTGGTTGAGGACCTCGGTGAGGACGACATAGCTCGCCGGGTCGAAGCGGGACATCAGCTTCGACGCCTGGTGGTCGAGGTAGCTCTGCACGGCGTAACGCCCGCCGGTCAGGGGATTCTCGTCGCCCTGGGCGTCATTGGCGAATCGACTGTCGAGCTCGGGCT belongs to Gordonia sp. KTR9 and includes:
- a CDS encoding DUF167 domain-containing protein; translation: MPQQVVVTVKPKSSKGPLVETGPDGAITIYVREPATEGRANRAVSELLAAHLGVPKSKVALIGGATARTKRYRVG
- a CDS encoding tRNA (cytidine(34)-2'-O)-methyltransferase → MFRIMFYQPCIPPNTGNAIRLAANTGCELHLIEPLGFSMSDAQVKRAGLDYHEMANVTVHPNLVTAWTTLKPERVFAFTAHAERFHTDVDYQPGDVLLFGPEPTGLPAEVLDEPEVTDRVRIPMLAGRRSHNLANAASIVVYEAWRQHGFAGAV
- a CDS encoding serine/threonine dehydratase — protein: MVPVDIDLARAAITPHLRRTPTLRTVIDTVDGPLEVVLKLEYTQLGGCFKPRGSLWATLHARDQGVLTDAGVLVASGGNAAIGATVAARIVGVPVTVVIPETAPPVKIDALRAAGARIHLIGQRYQEAADAAEELAEQTGALALHAYDLPDVVAGAGTIGLEIIDDVPGPLTTVVCVGGGGLLAGLTATLRPGDRLVGVEPLGASSLHQALAAGTPVPVELESVAADSLGATRVGDLCWDAVAGNPAVDSVLVTDDQIIAARRMLWDSHRILVEHGTATAVAGVVSGRIRPQPDSTLCIVLCGANTTLAV
- a CDS encoding bifunctional methylenetetrahydrofolate dehydrogenase/methenyltetrahydrofolate cyclohydrolase, which codes for MTAIRLDGKTTRDEIFADLAERVEKLRLAGVTPGLGTVLVGDDPGSHSYVKGKHADCARIGVASIRKDLPADATTEQLNSAIDELNADPACTGYIVQLPLPRQLDENAALERIDPLKDADGLHPINLGRLVLGKESTLPCTPRGVIHLLRRYDVPLAGARVTVVGRGVTIGRPIGLLLTRRSENATVTLCHTGTTDLASEIERADIVIAAAGVPHLITADMVKPGAAVVDVGVSRTDEGRLVGDVHPDVWEVAGHVSPNPGGVGPLTRAFLLVNVVERAEQMLASGSGSGA
- a CDS encoding DUF3017 domain-containing protein encodes the protein MRAVLVQLPYLLVMAGVLAAALLVMFDRWRRGSFVFGAALLVGAVLRAFIPSSQAGLLQVRGKPFDVTVMATVGAVMLWLAASIDSLGTD
- a CDS encoding Hsp70 family protein, producing the protein MIHYVLLTRDDLGRSVIDSRVIDVDPTDGLDSAGRVNAGVDVMLTAARETGTRVGPIGVAARTGSQRRQLRSRGSGPRRQVRLVGEDEAVLAYLADTGEIDRFSAAVVVDCGDTGMSLYTVDPREGRIGNPEHSTVLSGRHLDRSIVNQLTADHPALGEATRTRADRSELRSACRTAKEELAYGGSATESVVAVSANTERVSLSATHVEQAIEPMIRDAREVFARYVAAARSRGVQPDAVVFIGGLANLPAVRAIASEHDLEVVSPTAPELVVATGAALLALESYSGAARLAFIGGKPQREWLSATPIAVAGAVIAATLMTIYAVSSSFADRPTVDPQPAVSSVPPAAATSDTEPVTPTPTSQPITRIPAEPVEPTVVDPVPTQQPLPQTGSNDPPAWATTELPPTRPSTGTSTRTLSPFPWPDLAFPPGSTPTIPQDLLPPGLRPPSAAPTPPPPTYSTSTPAPPRGGSVRPSSTRAQGSTQLPAAPESGKTVVTEGESQVPPPPPPSSPVPTVPAPR